A window of Crassostrea angulata isolate pt1a10 unplaced genomic scaffold, ASM2561291v2 HiC_scaffold_282, whole genome shotgun sequence genomic DNA:
taatgcgcgaaatttacctttaaaaatggaATAAGGAATCCAATGTCCACGCTTCGAAAGTGTATGCATTCCTCTGATGACGTCATGTCTGTCAGTTTCTTTAAAGAATCTCTTAAGGCCTTTTCAACATCGTTTTTTTCCGTCAAATCGGTCTCGTCAATCTGACCAGTCATACTTTCAGTAAGGATCCTTGTTTTTGCTGAATTTCGTATTTTACATATAGTAGAAGTGGATTCGTTGTTTCTACCTTTGAAAATCCTCTTTTCCAATATCTTGTTAATAAGTGTTGATTTTCCAGCACTTGTTTCTCCTAAAATTTTTActtgaataattataaacagAAATACAGACATGAACACGAAACACACgcgaaaaattaaaaaagtaaatgtcTCTTAATGTCAGAAAACATTCTTAGTTGTAATCTTATTGCATAACACCTGCTATGACGATTCCGTGGTCAACCTTTTCTATGTCTTTTATTCTCTTCTCTAGAACAGTCAGATAATCTGGATTAGATTGCTGAAGCTCGTTTCTGAGCTCATCTGTAAAGTCATCACTTTTTAGAAACGTTTCAAGATCTCGATAGAGAGATGCtatctttttttcatcattagTCCGTCTTCCGAAGACACGCATCttcaaaacaaatgtaaaatgaGTATTATACAACATTCATTATATAATTAAAGTAGTGTATAACATTTGAATGCATGTCATGTTCGAGCTTTGAAAAACCCGATAATACAATTTCTGTAAGGAGTCTTTTAAGAAACCTTTCGTATGAAATCAAGAGGTTGGGGGTGGCGTCTTTATTCGGGGGCAAGAACATAAAAACGTATCTCAAAAATAGCTTAAAAAGgatcaaaatttgaatgcatTAAACATGTACAAGCAGACTTGTTTCTCGtattaatatgttaaaaaaatcattgccacacccattgatgacgtaattactGACTTAAGAGGCCAAATCCTTAAATTTAGATGCAATATATTTGaagaatgatatatattttgttaagtgTTTACgaaaaagaaatgtttgcattgatgattatAATCTATTCCATTTTAGGAATATCAAAGTCTGTCCCTATAAGAGTATAGTATACATACGGGTACTTTCAGTAGATCAAAAAATGTGAATGTCGCAATATTCAAcattgtaaattgtcagtctgacaccttgttcaagatattatgtaattaccttataaatgtatttaaatgtaaatacagttgaaatatataattaaaaaaagcatgacatgtatgaatatttaatgTAGGTTTTATATTCGTAATTTTAGAtgcgttttttttaaatatttaaatcaagtcGGATATTGAATATTTACAAATTCCTAACCCTTAATCCCCAACAGTCGCTGAAATCAAAATAAGTAtggtgttaaattaaaaatgaaatgtggtTATAACGAAAAGTGTTCAAACATTATTTCACTGTATTACCCTActgttaattatatattattgaatttgaacactgttcactatcaccacatgtcatacATCTATCTTCTCTAAGAGCTAAGAATGTTGCCATGATATAGTTTTATAGTTTTAAATCAGagaaaaatatctctctctctctctctctctctctctctctctctctatctgtGGTATGTTGTTACTATTCTCCTAAATGTTTATGGTCCAAGGTCAGAAAggcatacccccccccccaaccgtAAATTTGCTGCATTACAATTCAATTTTAGCAATCATTCGATTATAAGTAATATGCAAACgtgtttattttcttcatcCATTGATTGTTGATTGTTAATTTgctaaaatatgaattataagcAGTTGTAacatatgtatataattataaacatattcATACACTCTATCTAAGCAAAAGCACACGTCACTACTATCAATAACGTTATACAATATTCTATACAGAATATTATTGATAAATGTTCATTTATAGGAGGAGACAccctataaatcaataaatcaaaaagctatgtaaataattataataacaaGGAGTTGAACTAACTTTAGAATTGAAGGACGAGTCCAGTAATATTATtgaaatacaatacatgtagacATTAATAAAAAGGACACATTAGTATATAATAGAATTCATCCTCGATTTCACCTAAAATTGCAATATTTGCAGATTCGCATCGATCTGACAGTTCCATTATAACGGCATTTCTCTACCAAAAGCATATACGATGACAGTTTATATTTTGTGCAAACGACAACAAGGTTTTTCTGGAATATCTTTACGCTAATAAAATTGTAAAGGAAAGATGTCAGGCAGATacttgtacaataaacattaaGAGGATGACTCGAAAATGCGTCTCTTTCCTGTATAAATATATCAGACAACCTCTGCTTTAAAATTTCAGAGAAAACATTATTGTTAGCCTTATTCTGTGAAAGCCATACGTCTTGCATACCCAGTGATACTTATGATTCTCTGACATTAAAGTAGCATGTATTTGGTATCAATTGAGAAACCAATTCTTCATAAATATTGCGTAATATTCAGTTTTctgttttaatcaatttcaacCAATACTTGATGATATGAATTGTGTACGGGTCTGATAAATGTCTTGAAAAGAATGTTGactttcgtttttttttcttctgtggGTGTGGTTTTTTTAAGGTCTtacgtttccaacggaagaccttatagtaaTTGTAGTGTTttttgtctgtttgtttgtttgtttgtttctttctttcttattaagCTATTCCGTTTCCAACGTAAGAACTTATAGTGATTTTTaggaaagccgagaaggatcattcgagattcgagattcaaaatacgagattcgataTACGAGATTCAAAATTcgaaattcaatatctaaattaaccaatcaaatcatggatctgaaacctgtatcctagcaacatcaaactgttctagataaagatcattcgtacatgctccttcctacaaataaatgtcttaatagctcttatatagtggttataaaatggttaaattagcatagcattgatgaattaaccccacacagtataaacaattaaattagtaataacactgttggctttgcgaaactaagtggttttgtttgccctgtatgtttTCCCCCCGAaaaattttaacccgaagtgtattcgccccaactgtgtaaaaatcggctcgcgaagaaagatctgtttaatctaaataattaaaactgattgtggttttagctatgaaacgaaattcaACCTCAACGACAACAATCAAGAtaggaatagtgtattgtagggtatggcaatgccattgtcgatatgagagagagagagagagagagagagagagagagagagagagagagttttgtagtgtcaaattcaattttgatttagaattggaaattgatttgttttgatacaagcatatatagacactAATTAGGcctctaaaaggagaaaagagaggaggtagctagggtagggcagatcAACTAGCAAGTTATATTTTTACGGTGATAGCGcactgtgatttacatcgactctctctctctctctctctctctctctctctctctctctcatcacctagcatttcttttccgtgagggggtttggggtatttgtgatgtcttacatgagctagcgaaaatgataaaaaaaacatgaaattttctttaaattgtgtgcggataatctgttttcagtatatacatttcaagggggggggggggggctatatagtcctaattaatttgtcagttatctgtccccactttgttttctcttcgttttccaggccTTTTTTTTTGGCTCGGcaaatgaatataaaactttctgtgtagctccataacgatgcactgtagataaattatgagtagttttacttttgataaacaggtacatatccttacttgaattttaatttgactcttataatcggatttaatattccaataaatatgGGCTGGGAAAGAAAAGACGGGActttttttgcgcatatcctactgtaccattcattcattACAGGTATTAGcgctcatcgagttcgacttgctttctcTTTttatccactggatttaaagctattaatttttgaaattattttgaaattatggcctgattatatataaataagagctgtgctggtgcatctatttacccaaatggaccaaaatataaccaaatgcaTCTAAAaactttgacaaaattagttttaaacgtacgactcatttttcaattctaatcgggtatgtcctttagaaaaatcttgaaaaacacacattttagcaaataaaacgacaattgtttcatttttttttatggggagggaggtggtgccggtaaaggacatatattgcttgtggcagttgtgctattcTCCCATTTGTTATGATAGGTAATACttcatattgatataaaatgaaagtttccaattactcTGTACatagtttatatcatttattttgacccgtgcgatagtttagaacaattttcaaagcatttactgtaattcaaccgatcatttttgaaatttattatttctGGATTCCCGCCTGAtccgtccgccttcttgtatattagaattacatgcacgttgaccatatgtacacattaacttaatcggctataaTTATGTGaccataacattttttatcgatgtttttgcaggataggTAATAAATAACAgcatatttgttgtttttttcactgatttttttagataatttgccgccatcttttatgcattccacacaccactcacagtttctttatttggtgttctgtgtgtatggcgacaaattggcaaatttgcaccactcgccccttgtagcttcaccctgattacattttatctggctaagagtaatatagtagtatattaaatacacacatctttgtttgcagtgcttatttacatcttcagagatttacttacatacaaagtaaacatttgtatgatttatatgtaattattgtcaatatggtgcgggggggggggggggtaggaaactacagagaaacttaacttggctgtgataCATATGCTTGTCTATaccttttattctttcttgttgatatattaatgaatgaattataacaaaatacaacaattaattttgaaatattcatgcacaatcaaatttttaaaaaagttttactgttctctgcacaagaaatcggcaatgtgaacaaattggcaccctaccattcctacctttaattgtagatagtattgaaaacaattccaaaagttaGACTcgtaataagttgtttactgaggaaaaggaaaaagaatttgtatttattaataattccgtatgatgtgataatatctcaatgatttgtttataatcatagtactagtgtatgaCTGTGTGCATACataaaacgataagtaatgcttataatTATTGGTGAAACCGgactgattatttatatttagattatttagatacatgtaataatcttcatgcgcggatctagataggagggggtcaggggatttGGACCCCATCCtcggaaaattggagcttattaaatttacatagtaaaattagttaaaattggcctaggcccccctacagaaaaaattagctacgcttatgaagttctctaccataaccgcattcttacacaaaaggggtgaataaacccggggtttaaactattactggtggtgaaataccccagggttcaaacacatcaggtggaaatgcaccaggacaaacaaaatcacttagatccgcgaagcacactgcattatttctaggctacttagatattctgtgtaaaagtaaatacaaataattatttaggtaggtagggagaagtgaacatagcatgtatttgtatataagagcatgtaggaatgatctttatttagaacagtttgatgttgctaggatacatattttcagatccttgatttgattggttaatttggatattgaatctcgaatttcgaatcttgaatctcgtaattcgaatctcgtattttgattctcgaatctcgaatgatccttctcggctttcgtagattttagtgttttttctttctttctttcttcttattttctttCTCCTTTTTTGTTCGCATAATTTCTCAAAGATGGCTGAATAGATTACCCTGAAattttcatggatgatagaaaattataatatctcgaggcgtttgtttcagttttttcaaaattcatttccgatCGTCCGTTTTCTGTCCCGCGACGAAAAACTTGTGGcatcgagatctcagaaacgattaagacttgaacatccaaacattgtgggatgatagacttATTGTCATAgatgtgtttaaattattttgttttgttcgtcacaacttccggtcgtcactggTAGTCTTCCAAAATTAGTTTGTttacgtattttatttatttaacataaaatgagtAAGTTAGTATAAATTCTTACATGTGTCATCTATGCAAtgttgaattaacaaaaacattatatttccggtgagatatctcaattatctcaggtagcttttttaaaacaaattttgtttccCCAAGATCTCAAAAAACTGTTAGTGAGCAAAACACGAAACTTAAATGGATGATAGACAATTGAATGCAGATGTGCTTAACTGCTTTCATTTTGTCGActatcacttccggtccacaccaaaagagttcaaacaaatcatgttgtttataagtttaattgtttttctttgacaatttttgaCAAATTGATGGGCAATAGAGTCCTGTTTTCTAATGTTTAACAAAcactaactttcattttcattaagcacttccgtttgtccgtttcctgtctcGAGACAAATTCTTTGACTCCTCTAAATCTCAAAAACCgtaatgatttaaacaattaaactttGTAAGATGATAGATCTATGCATGTAgatgaatttacattttttattgttttgttcgTTTTAACTTCCGGatgcacttaaaaaaatattatttttacacattaaattcctttactttaaaataaatatataagtgtaaatctatacaatattatatcatcaaaaaataaatacttccggtgagatatctaaAAACACATGTGTACCCTCtacatctcagaaactataagtgatcaaagcacgaAACTTTCATAGATGATAGATACttgattgaaaatgtgtttaaccCGTTTCAATtcgtcttccgtcacttccggtccacaaaAAAAGTTCAAACAAACCGAgttgtttatcagtttaactgtttccCTTTAATATCTGTAGCTAGCTTGATGAACCATAATGTGcaaaaaggcaagtatacaagaaatattcagtacaatttacattgaacacttccgtttttccgtttcctgtcccgagacaaaacaccttatttcgacgagatctcaaaaacggtaacgacttgaacacCCAAACTCTGTTGGATGATAGACCTATTTATGTAAATGTGTTAAggcttttttgttttattcggCGTAATCTCTGGTCGTCagaggaagtacacccaattttgatttttaaaaaatatttttgctattttgcatggaaataacattttagctatagaaatacaaaaggtcaaggtaaaaaaaaaacaaaaacaagttctacttccggtgagacatctcaaatatctcaggtagccttattttttaaaagtacccACAAGATCGCAGAAACTGtcagatcaagacacaaaacatatatggataatggacattttATTGAACATGTGTTTTACGGGTTTCATTTTGTCGTACACCACTTCCTGTTCTCACTCGAAACTTTCAAGCAATAgaatttttattctttgtttacattagatttttcaaaacattttactcaatgtgaaAAACAGTAacgtaccgtaggtaaatgtcttaaaatatctactttcaatttcttaaatcacttccgtttgttttTTTCCGGTTCCAAGACACAAACCTTtttctcaacgagatattataactaaaaAAACATGGGAAACATGTTACTAGGGAGTGGCCGTGTGATTTTGTACATTGGGAACCAAATGTAAGAAGTTGTGAAAAGTAATGTCACAACCAGGACTCAAACCCAGGGCCTCTGGAGTACCGTGCTAgagctctaaccactgagctattgagACCAGTTGTATTGACTGACAGTCACACACTTGTAAACCCGGTGACATATTAATTATGTATCCGCAAGGTCTCAGAAACTGTAAAAGATCAAGATACAAAACTAATAGttaataataatgatttaaagGATGATAGTCTTTAGGTTTATTTTAGTCATCCGTCTCTTTCAGTTTTCACTGGAAGCGTTCAAGCAAATGAAGTTTTTATTAAGATatgtttttctttgaatattttattcagTCTGATGAACAGTTATGTTCCGTAGGTAAATAtactaaaattataattttaatttatttgaccACTACTATTAGTCCCATTACTATTGGTCCCTTTTGGGTTtcgaatcatttttttttcagcacgATTTCAACACTGATAAAACTTGAACAACCGAACTTTAAGGAAAAGCAGAAAAATGTAGGAGAATATGTTTGATCTACCGTAACTTTCGAATATCACAGGAAGTTctgaagaaagaaaaatgacgttttgtcattttttttttgttttacatagagTTTCTAACCGGAAAATTCATTCACAGTACAATGTAAATCCTTTATCCATTTTCTCTTAACAAGAGAAATTCATTTTTAGATTAATACAAAGGAACGGAAAACCCTTTTATTGCTATGACAACAAGATTTTAATTATACAATCATACTTTAGtaggaaaaataaacaaatattgcaCATAAGATGtgctgtaataaaaaaaaaatcgggggggggggggggtgcatggGGATATATTTGATGCAGATTTTTTAAACCAGTCTAATGACTTTCTGAAACATTTGAGGAAGTTTGATAAACGTAATCAGCAAACAGAAAGAGAAAGTAATCTATACTACTACAttgtatcttaaaataatagacttTAGTTTTTAATAACGAGagatcggaagaatactgtcttttgtttaatacatcttatatattttaaacatcattggtacttgaagattaccaatttatttttattttgtctcagttaagcttcgctaataaataatcaacgaaaattcctaaAAAATCCCGGAATtcaactggatttttttttttatattttacaatcttCCGCTTgtgcaatacattcacgctaacgggatcttaagttatgtttccacaatatcacatctgcatgagtaaactcagaaatgataatccAAATACGGAtacattttcattggacttttgctatatattctgttcatatatataaatgatttcttatgagagaaagtataaagtaacaaatatacatttcaactaagtacttacttttgtcttcgtgatgacaaaaaatatttgattacatgcaaaaaagttacattatattacTTAGGAGAGtaaagatagaatatgttttatcgtaaaaatgaataatgtcccaCGGACCCATTTTaccaaagaaaatacgtgtacgttgataaaaaaaaatgttgaattcttccattctttGGATTAAAATctttagttgaaaggtatttgcagtgtCAAAAGGCTTTGTTGTAATAAATtggactgttattttcaaggcaacttcattaactttctccaaaatcgttccggagcgatttgcgattttctgctacattttggGTACATGgaaggcattctaactgtggtgatAGCCTTTCCCGatacacagttagattattgaaactaaggaaagtgtagtgaaattaatagcattattgtaagCTTATAGCTTTGTAaagtaaatgtcaataataaggtgtgtcgatgtacctatttcgtaaatgtccgatatgctttgtcaacccgtgcacgcacgggccaaggtctagttttttttaaatactttaatgCAATTTATGGAACGCCATCGCTGCCTTATAGCATAAAATAATAGGTACATTATGTCACATTATCATTACATTATGTAAAAGTCCATTACGTGTTGTGAATATATCTTGACATTTGGTCTAATCGTTATTACGTGATGTCAAACGCACGTTAGGTGAAGTAAACATGCCTTTACATTATGTCAACTTATTACGTTGTGATGTAAAATCATCCTTACGTTATGCCAACATTGTACAACCAAAGGTCAATACATCATGACATGATTTTGAGACTGTATTACATGGGGCAAATGTATCCTaacattatgtcaacattttattacatgttataaatatatCCTTACATTATATCAACACTGCAGTACGTATCGCGATTCTAACCTTACATTATgtcaatattttattacatgatatcaatgtatttttacattttatcaacactttATTACATGGTGTAAATATATCGTTGTATTATGTCAATACTTGAAAACCTGATGTCATAGGTTTATGACGTTATGTCTAAACTTAATAACGTGATCTGAATAAGTTATCGCTGTAGGTCAGTTCTCTTTTTCATGATTTACATGCTCTATTACTTTAAGTTGAACCATCATTTCGTTCTGCGATCATGGATACCCTCGACCATTCTATATACATAGAAACGGTAAGCTTACCCAAATGTATCCAGGGGCTTATGAAGTTTTGTGGAACAGAACGGAACCAgtagaagataaaaaaaattaaaaagtatatatatgttttacttcattatgtttcaaaataaGATTGATCTTTcattgtattgtttaaattcgttgtttaaagaaaaatatacatatattacttACTACTCTAATATTAACAAATTACAGTATTTTCACGTCAGAACTTACTTAGCTAGCAAAAGAATATTCTATATTAATTAGAGCTTTATAACAAACGAAACAAATTCCCAAGCATAACAtctttaaaattacaatgtGAGCAGTACGGTACActacttatttttaatattctggttccgttccgttccgcaataTACCCTTACCAGTGTGGATCTTGGTATCTAATGAAACAGAACGGAATGACggtaaattttaatcaaagaatTTTAACATGATCATACATTTAACTGGttacaaaaaaacaacactCATGCTGtcgaattattttattttattaaaaattagtaagttacatgtatgagGCAAACGCTGAAGACAGTGCATATTTTACTAATAGTGTTTGCTTTCTTTataataaattctaaaatcggCAAATACAGTTCCTCTCTCTTAATTGTGTGCATTTAATGATGACATATTTCTGA
This region includes:
- the LOC128170024 gene encoding uncharacterized protein LOC128170024; translated protein: MRVFGRRTNDEKKIASLYRDLETFLKSDDFTDELRNELQQSNPDYLTVLEKRIKDIEKVDHGIVIAGETSAGKSTLINKILEKRIFKGRNNESTSTICKIRNSAKTRILTESMTGQIDETDLTEKNDVEKALRDSLKKLTDMTSSEECIHFRSVDIGFLIPFLKDNTIIVDTPGIGGSGLVTEKLMEYLPNALSFIFVINVASAGGMQKDRLPEILKSIIQLQMRNEMPCFECDNVIFITNKWDTIVTEYDSSEEDEETKTWKKLQSDIKERWPLVKEENIFKLNLKDVSHEQQNCSTKEFKRFRQVLELNIKKAENIRVERHLRD